A genomic window from Salvia hispanica cultivar TCC Black 2014 chromosome 5, UniMelb_Shisp_WGS_1.0, whole genome shotgun sequence includes:
- the LOC125187391 gene encoding cysteine proteinase inhibitor A-like, which translates to MATVGAIRESEGSANSLEIDALARFALDDHNRKQNSLLEFKKVSNVKEQVVAGTMYYITLEAADGGHNKVYEAKVWVKPWMNFKEVQEFKHVGDA; encoded by the exons ATGGCAACAGTCGGAGCGATTCGCGAGAGCGAGGGATCAGCCAACAGCCTTGAAATTGACGCTCTTGCTCGTTTCGCCCTCGACGATCACAACAGGAAACag AATTCTCTGTTGGAGTTCAAAAAGGTGTCGAATGTGAAGGAGCAAGTTGTCGCGGGCACAATGTACTACATAACGCTGGAGGCGGCCGACGGAGGCCACAACAAGGTTTACGAGGCCAAGGTTTGGGTGAAGCCATGGATGAACTTCAAGGAAGTTCAGGAATTCAAGCACGTCGGCGACGCTTGA